The following are encoded together in the Streptomyces flavofungini genome:
- a CDS encoding NfeD family protein, which produces MDMDAWVWWLIGAVALGIPLVMTAMPEFGMLAVGAVAAAVTAGLGGGVALQAVVFAVVSVALIAVVRPIAARHRSQRPELVSGVEALKGRSAVVMERVDASGGRIKLAGEIWSARPLHADQSFEAGQEVDVVEIDGATAVVI; this is translated from the coding sequence GTGGACATGGACGCATGGGTGTGGTGGCTGATCGGCGCGGTCGCCCTCGGAATCCCGCTGGTAATGACCGCGATGCCGGAGTTCGGCATGCTCGCCGTCGGCGCGGTCGCCGCCGCCGTGACCGCGGGCCTCGGCGGCGGCGTGGCCCTTCAGGCCGTGGTGTTCGCCGTGGTGTCGGTCGCGCTCATCGCGGTGGTACGCCCGATCGCCGCCCGGCACCGCTCCCAGCGGCCCGAACTCGTCAGCGGGGTCGAGGCGTTGAAGGGCAGATCGGCCGTCGTCATGGAGCGCGTCGACGCCTCCGGCGGACGCATCAAGCTGGCGGGGGAGATCTGGTCGGCGCGGCCGCTCCACGCCGACCAGAGCTTCGAGGCGGGCCAGGAGGTGGACGTGGTCGAGATCGACGGAGCGACGGCCGTGGTCATCTGA
- a CDS encoding SPFH domain-containing protein translates to MEPIIIVLIILVVLVFIALIKTIQVIPQASAAIVERFGRYTRTLNAGLNIVVPFIDSIRNRIDLREQVVPFPPQPVITQDNLVVNIDTVIYYQVTDARAATYEVASYIQAIEQLTVTTLRNIIGGMDLERTLTSREEINAALRGVLDEATGKWGIRVNRVELKAIEPPTSIQDSMEKQMRADRDKRAAILQAEGVRQSEILRAEGEKQSAILRAEGEARAAALRAEGEAQAIRTVFESIHAGDPDQKLLSYQYLQMLPKIAEGDANKLWIVPSEIGDALKGLGGALGNFGPLSGGGSGGGGAVKSPSGVERREQPPID, encoded by the coding sequence ATGGAACCAATCATCATCGTCCTGATCATTCTGGTGGTGCTGGTCTTCATCGCCCTGATCAAGACGATCCAGGTCATTCCGCAGGCCAGCGCCGCCATCGTGGAGCGCTTCGGCCGCTACACCCGCACGCTGAACGCGGGCCTGAACATCGTCGTCCCGTTCATCGACTCCATCCGCAACCGCATCGACCTGCGTGAACAGGTCGTGCCGTTCCCGCCCCAGCCGGTGATCACCCAGGACAACCTGGTCGTGAACATCGACACGGTCATCTACTACCAGGTCACCGACGCACGCGCCGCGACGTACGAGGTCGCGAGCTACATCCAGGCGATCGAGCAGCTCACCGTCACGACCCTGCGCAACATCATCGGTGGCATGGACCTGGAGCGGACCCTGACCTCCCGCGAGGAGATCAACGCGGCCCTGCGCGGCGTCCTCGACGAGGCCACCGGCAAGTGGGGCATCCGCGTCAACCGCGTCGAGCTGAAGGCGATCGAGCCGCCCACCTCCATCCAGGACTCGATGGAGAAGCAGATGCGTGCCGACCGTGACAAGCGCGCCGCGATCCTCCAGGCCGAAGGTGTCCGCCAGTCCGAGATCCTGCGCGCCGAGGGCGAGAAGCAGTCCGCGATCCTGCGCGCCGAGGGTGAGGCCAGGGCCGCAGCGCTGCGCGCCGAGGGCGAGGCCCAGGCGATCCGCACGGTCTTCGAGTCCATCCACGCGGGCGACCCGGACCAGAAGCTCCTCTCCTACCAGTACCTCCAGATGCTCCCGAAGATCGCCGAGGGCGACGCCAACAAGCTCTGGATCGTGCCCAGCGAGATCGGCGACGCCCTCAAGGGCCTCGGCGGCGCGCTCGGCAACTTCGGCCCGCTCTCCGGCGGCGGCTCCGGCGGCGGGGGCGCCGTGAAGAGCCCGAGCGGGGTGGAGCGCCGCGAACAGCCGCCGATCGACTGA
- a CDS encoding HNH endonuclease: protein MRDTLVLNASFEPLSTVTLNRAVVLVLQDKAVVEQAHPALRVRAAAVELPVPRVIRLCRYVRVPFRRRAPWSRRGVLVRDQHRCAYCGRRATTVDHVVPRSQGGADSWMNTVASCAVDNHRKADRTPEQAGMPLLRQPFEPTPADAMLLALGRDGYEALPDWLAQPAA from the coding sequence ATGCGGGACACGCTGGTGCTGAACGCGAGCTTCGAACCGCTTTCGACGGTGACGCTGAACCGCGCCGTCGTGCTGGTGCTGCAGGACAAGGCAGTTGTCGAGCAGGCCCACCCCGCGCTGCGCGTGCGCGCCGCCGCTGTCGAGCTTCCGGTGCCCCGGGTGATCAGGTTGTGCAGGTACGTACGGGTGCCCTTCCGAAGACGGGCTCCCTGGTCGCGGCGCGGGGTCCTGGTGCGGGACCAGCACCGGTGCGCGTACTGCGGCCGACGCGCGACGACCGTGGACCACGTGGTGCCGCGTTCCCAGGGCGGCGCGGACTCCTGGATGAACACGGTGGCTTCGTGCGCGGTGGACAACCACCGCAAGGCGGACCGCACCCCGGAGCAGGCCGGGATGCCCCTGCTCCGGCAGCCCTTCGAGCCGACCCCGGCGGACGCGATGCTGCTCGCCCTCGGCCGGGACGGGTACGAGGCCCTGCCGGACTGGCTGGCGCAGCCTGCCGCGTGA